From Polynucleobacter ibericus:
TTGCCTACCCACATTCTGGAATTTGGTGCTGGCACAGGCAAGTTGGCAGTATCCATACTGACTCGACTCAATGATCTTGGTTTTACTCTGGATCATTACGACATCATTGAGATTTCACCAGACTTAGCGCAGCGTCAACAAGAAAGCATTAGTGATGCTGTTCAACAACTCAGTCTCAAGACACAATGCAGCTGGCTCACGCAATTGCCAGAAAATTTCAAGGGCATCATTCTTGCCAATGAAGTGATAGATGCCATTCCCTGTGATGTCATCATTTTTCAAAATGGATTTTGGTATTGGTATGGCGTTACTTTTGAGAGTGACAAACTGATCTGGAAGACAGGTTCTCCAGTAGAACAAAAATTGCTTCCTGAAAGTCTGCTGACTGGCAACTTCTCTGAAGGTTATGTCACCGAACTTCACTCGCCGGCAAATGCCTGGATGCAGCAAATTGCCAAGCATTTAGATGTCGGATTATTTCTCACGTTTGACTATGGCTTTCCTGAAAGTGAGTACTACCACCCCCAAAGACTTGAGGGTACACTCATGGCACACCATCGCCATCATGCCATTCAAGATCCATTTCATCTACCTGGTCTTTGCGACATAACTACACACGTTGAGTGGTCGCAAATTGCTCGCAGCGCATTGGCCGAAAATGTAGATGATGTATATCTCTCGAATCAGGCCGCCTACTTGCTCGATGCAGGCATTGGTGATATTGCCTTAGAGATTGGTGACCCTAGCGACCCAGAAACATTTCTACCAATCTCCAACTCTTTGCAAAAACTATTATCTGAAGCTGAGATGGGCGAACTCTTTAAAGTCTTTGCATTCTCTAAGAAATTAGAAAGTCTGCTACCAGGTCATGTACTTGAAGATTTGCCAGGTCTACGCGGCAGGAATCGACTTTAGCCGAGAGCTTCAAGCGCTGAAGTGACAGCAGCTAATCTAGCGAACTCAAATGCGCTACCAATCCGCTCGCCATTTGACCGATCTTCTGCAGGAACACCGGTAATAATTTCTGCAGTATTGATAGCAAGTGCCTTACGCATAGCATTGATTAAAACCGAAACGTTCATTCCTAATTTTTCGGCAAGATTCAAAATCGCTTGGGCACGATCTGGCTTGCGCCAAACATCTGCACGATTAAACCAATTTAAAACATCCACCGCCTGATAAGATGTATCGAGATACTTGCTTACCAAAACATGGAGATCGCTGAATATTTCACTGAAGTCACGAACTTCGATTGGCATACGAACACAATCAGCCCATGAACGAATTTCACTGGCCGGCAAATCCATCAAGGTAGTTGCACAACGCTCTTCCAAACTATTTCCCGCCAAAGAAAAATGGGCGATGAATGTTTCACGAAAAGACTCTTCGGCTAATTGTGC
This genomic window contains:
- a CDS encoding class I SAM-dependent methyltransferase, translated to MDITLTSLETEHSALLKAKIASQIASKGGWLPFSRYMEMALYEPGMGYYSAGAHKLGAGGDFTTAPELSPLFGAAICSTLLPVLEALQKKGLPTHILEFGAGTGKLAVSILTRLNDLGFTLDHYDIIEISPDLAQRQQESISDAVQQLSLKTQCSWLTQLPENFKGIILANEVIDAIPCDVIIFQNGFWYWYGVTFESDKLIWKTGSPVEQKLLPESLLTGNFSEGYVTELHSPANAWMQQIAKHLDVGLFLTFDYGFPESEYYHPQRLEGTLMAHHRHHAIQDPFHLPGLCDITTHVEWSQIARSALAENVDDVYLSNQAAYLLDAGIGDIALEIGDPSDPETFLPISNSLQKLLSEAEMGELFKVFAFSKKLESLLPGHVLEDLPGLRGRNRL